TGAGGAGTTCCGCGATCTCTGTCCAGAGGTTCCCTGCGACATCACCGTCCGAGATCTCCGAACTGGCGTTGTGTTGTGCCGTGTTCGTGCCCGGCGACCCGGCCCGCATGGGCAGTGTGGCCTTTTGGCGGCCCGACGGCGCTCCACCTCCCGCTGTCGCGGCGGGGACGGTCGAGGATCTGACGTTCGTGGTGCCCGGCAACGACGGTGTGGATCTGGTGAGCCTGCCCGCGGTGCTGCTGCCGGTCCGCGCCGCCCTGCCGGTCCTCACGCGTGCGCGCGCCACGGCGCACGGGCACCGGGCGACCCTCTTCTGGGGTGCCGCCGCCGTGCTGGCCCTGCAGTGCGCGGCCCGTGGGCTGCTGCTGCCCGGGCTGTCCCTCGCCGACCACGACGCCTGGCGCATGGGTCCCCTGGGAGCGGCCGACGTCGAGCGTGTCCGGCGACTCGCCGCGGCGATGCCGCCCGAGGCGCACGCCGTACCCCTGAGCTCTGTCGAGCCGCTCCGGCTGCCCGACCCCGAACGGCTGGTGCGCACCTTCCTGGACGCGGTCGCCGACACCCTGCCCCGCTCCCCCGCGGCGCCCCTCGTGACGGGCGGACCCGCCTACGCAGCCCAGGAACCGCAACACCTGCCCGAGCAGCGCGCGTGGGCGGCGGATGTCGCCGCGGGCCACGACGCGGGCGTACGAGTCTCGTTGCGCATCGAGGTGCACGGCCTGGCCACGGGTGAGACGCCCTCCTTCCGGGCCGTTCTCCAAGTGCACAGCGTGAGCGATCCGACGACCGTCGCGGACGCCGCCGACGTATGGGCCGGTTCCACGTCCTTCGGCCCCCACACGCAGATGGACTGCCTGCTCGCGCTCCGCAGGGCCGCACGCGCGTGGCCCCCGCTCAACCCCCTGCTCTCGGCCACCGTCCCGGACGCGGTCGAACTCGCCGACGACGAGATCACCGATCTGCTCGGGGCGGGCGCGCGCAGTCTCTCCGACCTGGGCGTCGAGGTGCACTGGCCGAAGGAGCTGACCAGAAAGCTCACCACGCGCGCGATGGTCGGTCCGCCGGACGACGGCGACCGGATCGGGTCGGGCACTCCGTCGTTCCTGTCCGCCGACGCGCTGCTCGCATTCGACTGGTGGTTCGCGCTGGGCGACCAGCAGCTCACGCGCGAGGAGCTGGACCGGCTGGCCGAGGCGAACCGGCCTGTGGTGCGGCTGCGTGACCAGTGGGTGCTGGTCGACCCGCACGAAGTGCGCCGGGCCCGTGCCCGGCGGGACCGCAAGGTGACTCCCGTCGACGCGCTGAGCGCCGCTCTGACGGGCTCGGCCGAGGTCGACGGCGGCAGGGTCGAGGTGCAGCCCACCGGGTGGCTGGCGGCGCTGCGGGACCGGCTGGCGGACCCGGAGGCGCAGGAGCCGGTCCCTCAACCCGCCGCGCTCGCCGCACCCCTCAGGGACTACCAGCGCCGGGGCCTGAACTGGCTGGCCCGTATGACGTCCTCAGGACTCGGCTGCTGTCTCGCCGACGACATGGGACTCGGCAAGACGATCACCTTGATCGCGCTGCATCTGCACCGGCAGACCGACACAGCCACCAGCGGCCCCACCCTCGTGGTGTGCCCGACGTCCCTGATGGGCAACTGGCAGCGCGAGATCGAGAAGTTCGCACCGGGTACACGGGTGCGCCGTTTCCACGGTCCGCGGCGGGAGCTCGACGGCCTGGTCGACGGGGAGTTCGTGCTCACCACGTACGGCACGATGCGCCTGGACGCGCCCCGGCTCGCCGAATCCGCGTGGGGGATGGTCGTGGCGGACGAGGCGCAGCATGTGAAGAACCCGTACTCGGCGACCGCCCGCGAACTGCGCTCGATCGGGGCACGCGCGCGCGTGGCGCTCACAGGAACGCCGGTGGAGAACAACCTGTCGGAGCTGTGGGCGATCCTCGACTGGACGACTCCCGGCCTGCTGGGCCGCCTCGGCGCCTTCCGCGCCCGGTACGCGCAGGCCATCGAGAGCGGTCAGGACCCGGCCGCCGCGGAACGTCTCGCCCGGCTGGTGCGCCCCTTCCTGCTGCGGCGCCGCAAGTCGGACCCTGGAATCGCCCCGGAGCTGCCGCCGAAGACCGAGACCGACCGTGCCGTGTCGCTCACCCAGGAACAGGCCGGCCTGTACGAGGCAGTGGTGCGCGAGACCCTGGCCGAGATCTCCGCGGCGGACAGCATGGTGCGGCGCGGGCTGATCGTGAAGCTGCTGACCGGGCTGAAGCAGATCTGCAACCACCCGGCACAGTTCCTCAAGGAGGAGCAGCCGAGGATCGTCGGCCGTTCCGGAAAGCTGGAACTGCTGGACGAGCTCCTCGACACCATCGTCGCCGAAGGAGCGAGCGTCCTGGTGTTCACGCAGTACGTGCGCATGGCCCGTCTCATCGAGGAGCACCTCGCGGCGCGTGGCCTGCCGTCGCAGTTCCTGCACGGAGGGACACCGGTCGCCCGGCGTGAAGCGATGGTGCGGCGGTTCCAGGAGGGTGAGGTGCCCGTGTTCCTGCTGTCGTTGAAGGCGGCCGGCACCGGTCTGAACCTCACCCGGGCCGAGCACGTCGTGCACTACGACCGCTGGTGGAACCCGGCCGTCGAGGCGCAGGCCACGGACCGCGCGTACCGCATCGGCCAGACGCGGCCCGTGCAGGTGCACCGACTGATCGCCGAGGGGACCGTCGAGGACCGCATCGCCGACATGCTGCACCGCAAGCGGGAGTTGGCCGACGCGGTACTCGGTTCCGGCGAGGCGGCACTGACCGAGCTGACGAACGCGGAGCTGGCCGATCTGGTCGAGCTTCGAGGGGGTGCACGATGACCGGACACGACGGTGACACGGAGCGCACGTTCGCGGCGCTGCCGCCCGCGCACGGGCAGGGTTTCGCACAGACGTGGTGGGGCCAGGCCTGGCTGCGGGCACTGGAGGACGCCGCGTTGGACTCACGGCAGGTGAAGACGGGCCGCAGGATCGCACGCGCGGGCGCTGTGGGCGCGGTCTCGGTACGTCCCGGGCGCATCACGGCCGTCGTCCAGGACCATGATCGCACCACGCACCGCGCCGACGTTCTGCTGGCCGAACTGTCGGCCGAGCAGTGGGACCGCCTCCTCGACATGGCCGTCGAGCGGGCCGGTCACGTCGCGGCCCTGCTGGACCGTGAGATGCCGCCGCATCTGGTCGAGGACGCGGCGTCCGCAGGCATCGAACTCCTGCCGGGGCTGGGCGATCTGGAACCGGAGTGCGACTGCGGCGCCTGGGACCACTGCGGGCATACGGCAGCTCTCTGCTATCAGGTGGCCCGGCTGCTGGACCAGGACCCCTTCGTCCTGCTGCTGATGCGCGGTCGCGGCGAACTCGCCCTCATCGAGGACCTCCAGGACCGCAGCGCCGCGCCCGTGGAGGAAGCTCCCGAACCGGAAGGGGTGGACGCCGCCGAGGCGTATGCGGCAGGCGACATCCTGCCGCCCCTGCCCGAGACCGCCGAGATGCCCGAGAAGCCCGGCTCGCCGCCCTCGCTGGACACCGAAGCCCCGCCCGGACCGGGAGTCGACCCGGTCGCCGTCCGTCATCTGGCCGCTCGGACTGCCGTAGAGGCTCATCGCCTGCTCGCGGAGGCTCTCCGGCGACCGTCCGAACAGCCGGCCGTCGTACCCGGGCTGACGGCCGCTCAGGACGCCGTGCGTCTCGCCGTCGGCGCGCCCGACCCGGCACTGACCGAACGGCTCGCCAACGGATCGGGCCGTGATACGCACTCGCTGGCGGACGCCACGCGCGCGTGGCGGCTCGGTGGTGCGGAAGCGCTGTCGGTGCTGGAGGAGGAATGGGCGCCCTCGGGCGACACACTCGCACGCGCGCGTGCCGCTCTGGACTCGGCCTGGGACGAGGACGAACGGCCGTCGCTCAGGGCAGAGGGCAACCGGTGGACGGCCGTCGACGCACCGGCCCAGGTGCGCCTGGGGCGGGACGGGCGGTGGTGGCCGTACCGGCAGGAGGGGGAACGCTGGATACTCGCGGGCCCGGCGGCCCTGGATCCGGCGACGGCTCTGTCCTCGGCGGAGCTCTTCTCAGCCGAACCGCAGCGGTAGTTCGGCCAGGCCCCTCAGGAGTGTGCTGCTGCGCCAGGTCAACGTGCCCGGGTCGGTCGCGAAGGCGAGAGCGGGCCGGTGGCGCAGCAGCAGGCGCAGAGCGACGGCCGCCTCCGCGCGGGCCGGCGGAGCGCCCAGGCAGCGGTGCGGGCCGTGGCCGAATGCCAGGTGCGCGCGTGGGACGCCGTAGGTCGAAGCGGTCGGGATCGGGA
This portion of the Streptomyces canus genome encodes:
- a CDS encoding DEAD/DEAH box helicase, which gives rise to MGSVAFWRPDGAPPPAVAAGTVEDLTFVVPGNDGVDLVSLPAVLLPVRAALPVLTRARATAHGHRATLFWGAAAVLALQCAARGLLLPGLSLADHDAWRMGPLGAADVERVRRLAAAMPPEAHAVPLSSVEPLRLPDPERLVRTFLDAVADTLPRSPAAPLVTGGPAYAAQEPQHLPEQRAWAADVAAGHDAGVRVSLRIEVHGLATGETPSFRAVLQVHSVSDPTTVADAADVWAGSTSFGPHTQMDCLLALRRAARAWPPLNPLLSATVPDAVELADDEITDLLGAGARSLSDLGVEVHWPKELTRKLTTRAMVGPPDDGDRIGSGTPSFLSADALLAFDWWFALGDQQLTREELDRLAEANRPVVRLRDQWVLVDPHEVRRARARRDRKVTPVDALSAALTGSAEVDGGRVEVQPTGWLAALRDRLADPEAQEPVPQPAALAAPLRDYQRRGLNWLARMTSSGLGCCLADDMGLGKTITLIALHLHRQTDTATSGPTLVVCPTSLMGNWQREIEKFAPGTRVRRFHGPRRELDGLVDGEFVLTTYGTMRLDAPRLAESAWGMVVADEAQHVKNPYSATARELRSIGARARVALTGTPVENNLSELWAILDWTTPGLLGRLGAFRARYAQAIESGQDPAAAERLARLVRPFLLRRRKSDPGIAPELPPKTETDRAVSLTQEQAGLYEAVVRETLAEISAADSMVRRGLIVKLLTGLKQICNHPAQFLKEEQPRIVGRSGKLELLDELLDTIVAEGASVLVFTQYVRMARLIEEHLAARGLPSQFLHGGTPVARREAMVRRFQEGEVPVFLLSLKAAGTGLNLTRAEHVVHYDRWWNPAVEAQATDRAYRIGQTRPVQVHRLIAEGTVEDRIADMLHRKRELADAVLGSGEAALTELTNAELADLVELRGGAR
- a CDS encoding SWIM zinc finger family protein, yielding MTGHDGDTERTFAALPPAHGQGFAQTWWGQAWLRALEDAALDSRQVKTGRRIARAGAVGAVSVRPGRITAVVQDHDRTTHRADVLLAELSAEQWDRLLDMAVERAGHVAALLDREMPPHLVEDAASAGIELLPGLGDLEPECDCGAWDHCGHTAALCYQVARLLDQDPFVLLLMRGRGELALIEDLQDRSAAPVEEAPEPEGVDAAEAYAAGDILPPLPETAEMPEKPGSPPSLDTEAPPGPGVDPVAVRHLAARTAVEAHRLLAEALRRPSEQPAVVPGLTAAQDAVRLAVGAPDPALTERLANGSGRDTHSLADATRAWRLGGAEALSVLEEEWAPSGDTLARARAALDSAWDEDERPSLRAEGNRWTAVDAPAQVRLGRDGRWWPYRQEGERWILAGPAALDPATALSSAELFSAEPQR